Proteins found in one Fusarium keratoplasticum isolate Fu6.1 chromosome 12, whole genome shotgun sequence genomic segment:
- a CDS encoding MFS domain-containing protein: MSKDIEPKAPEAIQLEEMPKSAVAALPPSRANENLVWHDFWENRRVLMFCLIIYLLPVNFGYEMSMTGKLLAVTPFAKKFGYQAGETWVVAAHDQQILNAAATVGIFTSAFATGIVSDFIGRKKTIIVACVICLGGIIVQYFSKSILMLFAGKVVSTFGFGLGHSLGPVFVAELAPIKMRGLCLALLNTMITLGQWLNSLVVFACKKDPSDMAWRIPLITQVIPPGLLLLNLFFLPESPTWLIIKGRRDDAAKAFRRFNGDGFDVDAAMAIATVAIAKEEEAKKAQENSKWLECFQGTNLRRTTIIIMVYLSQQFIGIGFINGYLTYYFRLAGVNDPLAIGQIAYAIQLVGNMCSWPLIDRLGRRPLIVGGCFVMTGLLLVIGGISTIGSGPSLSATVAFMVIWGFLYQATLGAVAYSVGGETASVQLRQKTYSINIMVSTAFSCLVSQVMPYLINTDQANLGGKVCFVFFGLSVPMCVYLYFCLPELKGRNYAEVQEMFENRVPARKFKSYVAEVALVNDNREEGKA; encoded by the exons aTGAGTAAAGACATTGAGCCAAAGGCCCCAGAGGCTAtccagctggaggagatgccTAAGAGCGCGGTTGCGGCTCTGCCTCCCAGTCGGGCCAACGAGAACCTGGTCTGGCACGACTTTTGGGAGAACCGACGCGTCTTGATGTTCT GCTTGATCATCTACCTCCTCCCCGTCAACTTTGGCTATGAAATGTCAATGACGGGAAAACTCCTCGCCGTCACTCCTTTCGCCAAAAAGTTCGGATATCAGGCTGGTGAGACCTGGGTTGTCGCCGCTCACGACCAGCAAatcctcaacgccgccgccaccgtTGGAATTTTCACCTCTGCCTTTGCAACCGGTATCGTTAGCGACTTTATCGGCCGAAAGAAGACCATCATCGTTGCCTGTGTCATCTGCCTCGGAGGAATCATTGTTCAATACTTTAGCAAGTCTATCCTGATGCTGTTTGCCGGCAAGGTTGTTTCGACTTTTGGATTTGGTCTGGGTCATTCGCTTGGTCCTGTTTTCGTTGCTGAGCTTGCGCCTATTAAGATGCGAGGCTTGTGCTTGGCTCTGCTG AACACCATGATCACTCTTGGCCAATGGCTCAACTCgctcgtcgtcttcgcctGCAAGAAGGATCCCTCGGACATGGCCTGGCGTATTCCCCTGATCACCCAGGTTATCCCTCCCggacttcttctcctcaacctcttcttccttcccgAGTCTCCTACATGGCTTATCATCAAAGGCCGCCGTGAcgatgctgccaaggcctTCCGACGATTCAACGGTGACGGATTTGATGTGGATGCTGCTATGGCTATTGCGACCGTCGCcattgccaaggaggaggaagccaagaaggcgcAGGAGAACAGCAAGTGGCTTGAGTGTTTCCAGGGCACCAACCTTCGACGAACCACCATTATCATCATGGTGTACCTCTCGCAGCAGTTTATCGGTattggcttcatcaacggTTATCTCAC ATACTACTTCCGTCTTGCCGGCGTCAACGATCCCCTCGCTATCGGTCAAATCGCCTATGCCATTCAGCTCGTCGGAAACATGTGCTCGTGGCCGCTCATCGATCGCCTGGGACGACGACCTCTGATCGTTGGTGGATGCTTCGTCATGACTGGTCTCTTGCTCGTCATCGGTGGAATCAGCACCATTGGCTCTGGTCCCAGCTTGTCCGCGACTGTCGCTTTCATGGTGATCTGGGGTTTCCTGTACCAGGCCACCCTGGGTGCTGTCGCCTACAGTGTCGGTGGTGAAACCGCCAG TGTCCAACTCCGACAAAAGACCTACAGTATCAACATCATGGTCTCGACCGCCTTCTCCTGCCTTGTCTCCCAGGTCATGCCCTACCTCATCAACACCGATCAGGCCAACCTCGGCGGCAAGGTTtgcttcgtcttcttcggtCTCTCGGTGCCCATGTGCGTTTACCTCTACTTCTGCCTTCCCGAACTCAAGGGTCGCAACTACGCCGAGGTCCAGGAGATGTTCGAGAACCGCGTTCCTGCTCGCAAGTTCAAGTCGTATGTTGCCGAGGTTGCTCTGGTCAACGACAACAGGGAGGAAGGAAAGGCTTAA